TGAATACGTGTCACATCATTCCCTTGGGTATACAACATATCACCACGACCAATAAGCTGATCTGCGCCTTGTGCATCTAAAATAGTACGTGAATCTATCTTAGAGGTTACTCTAAAGGCAATACGCGCAGGGAAGTTAGCTTTTATAATCCCTGTAATTACGTTTACAGAGGGGCGTTGTGTGGCAATAATTAAGTGAATACCAATGGCACGCGCAAGTTGCGCTAAACGAGCAATAGGTGTTTCTACTTCTTTACCAGCCGTCATAATCAAATCTGCAAACTCATCAATCACTAAAACAATGTACGGTAAGAACATATGGCCATCATTCGGATTTAATTTACGCGCTTTAAACTTTACATTGTATTCTTTAATGTTACGTACCAATGCCATTTTTAGCAATTCATACCGATTATCCATTTCTATACAGAGGGAATTTAAGGTGTGAATAACCTTGGTATTGTCTGTAATGATAGCATCTTCTGAATTAGGTAGTTTCGCTAAAAAGTGACGTTCTATCTTATTAAAAAGTGTTAATTCCACCTTTTTTGGATCAATCAAAACAAATTTAACTTCCGCAGGATGCTTTTTGTATAATAAAGAAGTTAGTACCGCATTTAAACCTACAGATTTACCTTGACCGGTAGCTCCTGCCATAAGCAAGTGAGGCATTTTGGCTAAATCTACTACGAAGGTTTCATTACTAATGGTTTTACCAAAAGCAATAGGCAATTGCATTTCTGCTTTTTGGAATTTACTAGAGGTGATTACAGAACGCATAGAAACAATAGTTGCATTCTTATTGGGTACTTCTATACCTATAGTTCCTTTTCCTGGGATAGGTGCTATAATTCGAATCCCTAATGCAGCAAGAGATAATGCAATATCATCCTCTAAGTTTTTAATTTTAGAAATACGTACCCCTGCTTCTGGAACAATCTCATATAAAGTAACCGTAGGACCAATAGTAGCTTTAATTTGAGCTATTCCTATTTTGTAGTTTTTTAAAGTTTCTACAATTTTATTTTTATTCTCTTCTAACTCTTCTTGGTTGATGGTAATTCCTCCTGTTACTCCATGTTGATCTAATAAATCTATGGTTGGGAATTTATAATTACCTAACTCTAAAGTAGGATCAAATTCTCCGTAATCTTCTACCAACTTACTGGCTAAATTATCAGTTTCTTCTCCTTCCTCTACTATTTTTTCAACCTGCATTGGAAGTTCTTCCTCAATAACTTCTTCTTCAACAGGAATGGTAACCTCAAAATCTTTAGTTATAATAGTTTTAGTTTCTGGCTTAGCTTCTGCCTTGGTTTCTCTTTGGGTTTCCATTGCTGGAATATCCTTTTTATGGGTATAGGTATCTATTACTTTTTGTTTTTCTTCTTTTTTGATAAGCGCTTCTATTTCTTCATCAGAATAAGTTTCCGCAGCATCATCTTCAAACTCCTTTGAAAGAGAACTTTTCTTTTTCTGATAATATGCGGTAAGATGATCTGGTGTGAGTTTAAATAAACGTACCATAATTACAATAAGACCAAATAACAAGAGAAGAATTACGCCTAATTTACCGACATAATCTTGCATAAAATCATTCATTTCATAACCTACCAAGCCACCTAATAGCGGTCTTTTTTCGGCAAAGAAGCCTAAGGTTAAAGATATCCATATAATAAATACTAATCCCCATATCCATTTTCGGAGTAACCCTGTATCTTTTAAACTTAAAAACAGA
This genomic stretch from Cellulophaga algicola DSM 14237 harbors:
- a CDS encoding FtsK/SpoIIIE family DNA translocase, with the protein product MAKKSKSSKSTPPKKKVSLNLSKQNKIILGSLIMLFSVALFFAFISFFFTWQDDQSLLSEFSNRNQEAKNLLNKFGAGISHFFVYKGFGIASLIFTFLFFVSGLRLFLSLKDTGLLRKWIWGLVFIIWISLTLGFFAEKRPLLGGLVGYEMNDFMQDYVGKLGVILLLLFGLIVIMVRLFKLTPDHLTAYYQKKKSSLSKEFEDDAAETYSDEEIEALIKKEEKQKVIDTYTHKKDIPAMETQRETKAEAKPETKTIITKDFEVTIPVEEEVIEEELPMQVEKIVEEGEETDNLASKLVEDYGEFDPTLELGNYKFPTIDLLDQHGVTGGITINQEELEENKNKIVETLKNYKIGIAQIKATIGPTVTLYEIVPEAGVRISKIKNLEDDIALSLAALGIRIIAPIPGKGTIGIEVPNKNATIVSMRSVITSSKFQKAEMQLPIAFGKTISNETFVVDLAKMPHLLMAGATGQGKSVGLNAVLTSLLYKKHPAEVKFVLIDPKKVELTLFNKIERHFLAKLPNSEDAIITDNTKVIHTLNSLCIEMDNRYELLKMALVRNIKEYNVKFKARKLNPNDGHMFLPYIVLVIDEFADLIMTAGKEVETPIARLAQLARAIGIHLIIATQRPSVNVITGIIKANFPARIAFRVTSKIDSRTILDAQGADQLIGRGDMLYTQGNDVTRIQCAFVDTPEVAKIVEFIGSQRAYPDAHLLPEYEGDESGTSLDNNITDRDALFRDAAEVIVIAQQGSASLIQRKLKLGYNRAGRIIDQLEAAGIVGPFEGSKARQVYVSDMAALEVIFNNEKK